One region of Demequina sp. TMPB413 genomic DNA includes:
- a CDS encoding N-acetylmuramoyl-L-alanine amidase encodes MRFFQQIVALWRRATRRYAGTNKRLYITIHETANPNDGADAQAHANLQSRGNVRTASWHEQVDDREAIQSYLDTDRCFHAGDGRGNGNLNSYAIEICVNRDGDYIKAVQNAATRTRQLMAQHGIPLSRVVQHNHWSGKNCPTFLRSGSQGIGWNDFLALVAGSPVTVSNPKPTPSTPSNGRKVTVNVTMRRIDLSRADSVSVTGDDVGQMQGLLMAQGYGPKGLVDPKTGRPDKIGGTLTKSWFRQFQKDHPHTGTNGKPDDVCGPASWTELIQN; translated from the coding sequence ATGCGCTTCTTCCAGCAGATCGTCGCCTTGTGGCGACGGGCAACACGTCGGTACGCCGGCACCAACAAGCGTCTCTACATCACGATCCACGAGACGGCGAACCCCAACGACGGCGCCGACGCACAAGCTCACGCGAACTTGCAGTCCCGCGGCAATGTCCGCACTGCGTCATGGCACGAGCAGGTCGACGATCGCGAGGCCATTCAGTCCTACCTCGACACGGACCGGTGCTTCCACGCCGGCGACGGTAGGGGCAACGGGAACTTGAACTCTTACGCGATCGAGATCTGCGTGAACCGTGACGGCGACTACATCAAGGCCGTGCAAAACGCGGCGACGCGCACCCGCCAGCTGATGGCGCAGCACGGGATCCCGCTGTCGCGCGTGGTGCAGCACAACCACTGGTCCGGCAAGAACTGCCCGACGTTCCTGCGCTCCGGATCTCAGGGAATCGGCTGGAACGACTTCCTCGCTTTGGTCGCGGGCTCACCGGTGACGGTGTCGAACCCCAAGCCAACCCCCTCTACCCCCTCGAATGGAAGGAAGGTCACCGTGAACGTCACGATGCGCCGTATCGACCTGTCACGCGCCGACTCCGTCAGTGTCACCGGTGACGATGTCGGTCAGATGCAGGGGCTTCTGATGGCCCAGGGTTACGGCCCCAAGGGCCTCGTCGATCCCAAGACCGGGCGTCCCGACAAGATCGGCGGCACGCTCACCAAGTCGTGGTTCCGCCAGTTCCAGAAGGACCACCCGCACACCGGCACGAACGGCAAGCCGGACGACGTCTGCGGCCCCGCGTCGTGGACGGAACTCATTCAGAACTAG
- a CDS encoding DUF6318 family protein: MTRLLRVAAVVVLVGGAAAVLSSCSNDPGAIVTTTPTAPVTAEPVSSPSPTPSVTPEEELLEQIPENARGEDFQSASNFAKFFVQLYPELFKSGDAELFATLSAPSCEFCESALESYEAFAASGDNYTGGDIQTPDPAQFTGGLQPDGTWLVQFPMEIEASATTSAAGAPVGTTQPASVRTAVALEFTDGRWMVLGINSEKQA, from the coding sequence ATGACTCGACTGCTGCGTGTTGCAGCGGTCGTTGTCCTCGTGGGGGGCGCGGCTGCTGTTCTGTCATCTTGTTCGAACGATCCTGGGGCGATCGTGACGACCACTCCAACGGCCCCCGTGACTGCCGAGCCTGTCTCGTCTCCAAGTCCGACGCCGAGCGTGACTCCTGAAGAGGAACTGCTCGAGCAGATCCCCGAAAACGCGCGGGGGGAGGACTTTCAGAGTGCGAGCAACTTCGCGAAGTTCTTCGTGCAGCTCTATCCCGAGTTGTTCAAGAGCGGCGACGCTGAACTGTTTGCGACATTGTCGGCCCCGAGTTGCGAGTTCTGCGAAAGTGCGCTCGAAAGTTACGAGGCCTTTGCTGCGAGCGGTGACAACTACACCGGCGGCGACATCCAAACTCCTGATCCTGCACAGTTCACAGGAGGTCTGCAGCCAGACGGTACCTGGCTAGTGCAGTTTCCGATGGAGATCGAGGCGTCCGCCACCACGTCCGCCGCGGGCGCCCCGGTTGGCACGACTCAGCCGGCTTCCGTGAGGACAGCAGTCGCGCTCGAATTCACAGACGGCCGCTGGATGGTCCTCGGTATTAACTCCGAGAAGCAGGCTTAG
- a CDS encoding deoxyguanosinetriphosphate triphosphohydrolase has product MTAFPEGYGPFDTQRFVDEPPKQANRTPFERDRARIVHSAALRRLGAKTQVLGAGSGDFVRTRLTHSLEVAQVGRGLGKELGCDPDVVDAACLAHDLGHPPFGHNGERALDYAARDIGGFEGNAQTLRLLTRLEPKSVHPETGASVGLNLTRATLDASIKYPWRENATPLRPDGRPTRKFGVYDDDLAVFEWLREGAPERTPSFEAQVMDIADDIAYSVHDVEDAVVHNAVALSRLRDEGQAQAVAAHVREWYGRGDEGAVLESLDRLRAQPWWMDTYDGSHRSLASLKDMTSQLIGRFLSSIADATRAEYGDGPFARHTAGLVIPEQTAAEILLLKGVAVHFLMAPRETRPAYKEQREKLIDLVAALADRGPDALEQHFAVSWQDATDDAARLRVAVDQVASLTDKSAYDWHHKYVVRPKRSKG; this is encoded by the coding sequence GTGACCGCGTTCCCTGAGGGCTACGGCCCGTTCGACACTCAGAGATTTGTCGACGAGCCGCCCAAGCAGGCTAATAGGACTCCCTTTGAGAGGGATCGCGCGCGGATTGTTCACTCGGCCGCTCTGCGCAGGCTCGGTGCCAAGACTCAGGTGCTCGGCGCCGGCAGCGGAGACTTTGTCCGCACACGGTTGACCCACAGCCTCGAAGTGGCTCAAGTGGGCCGGGGCCTCGGCAAGGAACTTGGCTGCGACCCCGACGTGGTGGACGCAGCGTGTTTGGCGCACGACCTGGGACACCCACCCTTCGGCCACAACGGCGAACGCGCCCTCGACTACGCGGCGCGGGACATCGGCGGGTTCGAGGGGAACGCGCAGACGCTGCGACTCCTGACGCGGCTCGAGCCCAAGTCCGTTCACCCAGAGACAGGAGCGAGCGTCGGGCTCAATCTGACCCGCGCCACACTCGACGCGAGCATCAAGTACCCGTGGCGGGAGAACGCCACACCGCTTCGCCCCGACGGCAGGCCCACGCGCAAGTTTGGCGTCTACGACGATGACCTCGCGGTGTTTGAGTGGCTGCGCGAGGGGGCCCCTGAGCGCACTCCCAGCTTCGAGGCCCAGGTGATGGACATTGCGGACGACATCGCATACTCCGTGCATGACGTGGAGGACGCGGTGGTCCACAATGCTGTGGCGCTGAGCAGACTTCGAGACGAAGGTCAGGCGCAGGCGGTCGCCGCGCACGTGCGGGAATGGTACGGCCGGGGGGATGAAGGAGCCGTGCTCGAATCGCTCGATCGGCTGCGCGCACAGCCCTGGTGGATGGACACGTACGACGGTTCCCATCGCTCCTTGGCGAGCCTTAAGGACATGACGAGCCAGCTCATCGGCCGGTTCCTGTCGTCCATCGCCGACGCGACACGGGCCGAGTATGGCGACGGCCCCTTCGCGCGCCATACCGCTGGCCTCGTGATCCCTGAACAGACGGCCGCGGAGATTCTGTTGCTCAAGGGTGTGGCTGTACATTTCCTGATGGCCCCACGCGAGACGAGGCCCGCATACAAGGAGCAACGGGAGAAGTTGATCGACCTGGTCGCTGCGCTCGCCGATCGCGGCCCAGACGCCTTGGAACAACACTTCGCGGTGTCGTGGCAAGACGCGACGGACGACGCTGCCCGGCTCAGGGTCGCTGTGGACCAGGTCGCGTCGCTCACCGACAAGTCGGCCTACGACTGGCATCACAAGTACGTGGTGAGGCCCAAGCGCTCCAAGGGTTAG
- the dnaG gene encoding DNA primase, whose protein sequence is MAGTINRDDVASVRERAPIEQIVGEHVTLKPAGVGSLRGLCPFHDERSPSFHVRPGVGRYHCFGCGEGGDVIDFIMKLDGMSFVEAVEYLAPRAGVELRYEAGGQRSEPQGPQRARLLEAHRIAAEFYRDALTSPEAKIGRDFLTERGFGKEAAEEFGVGYAPQGWSALLDHLRARNFAEPELKATGLFSEGQRGLYDRFRGRLVWPIRDVTGEVIGFGARRLHEDDQGPKYLNTPETQLYKKAQVLYGIDLAKGAIRSDKTAVVVEGYTDVMACHLAGVKNAVATCGTAFGEEHVKIVRRLMGDTGGARLTVGGVGAKVVFTFDGDEAGQNAALKSFSLDQQFLAQTFVAVDPDGLDPCDLRQQRGDGAVRALLEARVPLFEFVIKTTLAGHDLNTPEGRVTALRAAAPVVARLRDSALRPEYGRRLAGWLGMDTDTVLATVTKAGSTGSRPAGGSQPAPPQGGQTMGRPDRRDPMVRAEALSLGALLQAPDAIRADPSALQVADDLVAEAFAVPQYRAVFSAIAAAGGVRAAGKDWVAQVVTEAGEDLAGIVNELAVTPLPHDKPETLGVYGGSVMGKVLDGHLTRRIGDLRGAMQRAGAGTDEAQRLFAEMIAMETKRRSLRGD, encoded by the coding sequence ATGGCTGGCACGATCAACAGGGACGACGTTGCGTCCGTGAGAGAGCGTGCACCGATCGAGCAGATCGTCGGGGAGCACGTGACCCTGAAGCCCGCAGGGGTTGGCTCTTTGCGGGGGCTTTGCCCTTTCCACGACGAACGCTCGCCATCGTTCCACGTACGCCCTGGCGTCGGCCGGTACCACTGCTTTGGTTGCGGCGAGGGTGGCGACGTCATCGACTTCATCATGAAGCTCGATGGGATGAGCTTTGTCGAGGCGGTCGAGTACCTGGCGCCGCGCGCAGGGGTCGAGCTCCGTTACGAGGCTGGCGGCCAGCGCAGCGAACCGCAAGGGCCGCAAAGGGCCCGCCTTCTCGAGGCCCACCGCATCGCTGCCGAGTTCTACCGGGACGCACTGACTAGCCCCGAGGCGAAGATTGGGCGCGACTTCCTCACCGAGCGTGGCTTTGGCAAGGAGGCTGCCGAGGAGTTCGGCGTCGGCTATGCGCCGCAGGGTTGGTCGGCGTTGCTCGATCACCTGAGGGCGCGCAACTTCGCCGAGCCAGAACTCAAGGCCACTGGCTTGTTCTCCGAGGGGCAGCGAGGGCTTTACGACCGCTTCAGGGGCAGGCTGGTGTGGCCCATCAGGGACGTGACAGGCGAGGTCATCGGCTTTGGTGCCCGCCGCCTTCACGAGGACGACCAGGGGCCCAAGTACCTCAACACCCCTGAGACGCAGCTGTACAAGAAGGCGCAGGTGCTCTACGGGATCGACCTGGCAAAAGGCGCGATTCGCTCCGACAAGACCGCGGTCGTTGTCGAGGGCTACACCGACGTGATGGCGTGCCACTTGGCGGGGGTCAAGAACGCTGTGGCGACGTGCGGAACCGCCTTTGGCGAAGAGCACGTCAAGATCGTGCGCAGGCTCATGGGGGATACCGGCGGCGCGCGCCTCACCGTCGGCGGCGTGGGCGCCAAGGTGGTGTTCACCTTTGACGGGGACGAGGCGGGTCAGAACGCCGCGCTGAAGTCCTTCAGCCTCGATCAACAGTTCCTGGCCCAGACGTTCGTTGCCGTCGATCCCGACGGCCTGGACCCATGCGACTTGCGCCAGCAGCGCGGGGATGGAGCGGTGCGAGCACTACTCGAGGCCAGGGTGCCGCTGTTTGAGTTCGTCATCAAGACGACGCTCGCAGGGCACGACCTCAACACTCCTGAGGGCAGGGTGACGGCACTACGAGCGGCGGCGCCGGTCGTGGCGAGGCTGCGGGATTCCGCGTTGCGCCCCGAGTACGGCAGAAGGCTTGCGGGATGGCTCGGCATGGACACCGACACCGTGCTGGCCACCGTGACGAAGGCGGGATCGACGGGCTCCCGGCCGGCAGGTGGCAGCCAGCCAGCCCCTCCTCAAGGCGGGCAGACCATGGGGCGCCCCGACCGTCGTGACCCGATGGTGCGAGCGGAGGCGCTCTCTCTGGGCGCGTTGCTCCAGGCGCCAGACGCGATCCGCGCCGATCCTTCCGCCTTGCAGGTGGCCGACGATCTGGTGGCCGAGGCGTTCGCCGTACCTCAGTACAGGGCGGTGTTCTCCGCCATTGCCGCCGCAGGGGGAGTGCGAGCAGCAGGCAAGGACTGGGTTGCGCAAGTGGTCACGGAGGCAGGCGAAGACCTGGCAGGGATCGTCAACGAGTTGGCCGTCACCCCGCTGCCGCACGACAAGCCGGAGACGCTTGGCGTCTACGGCGGCTCTGTCATGGGGAAGGTCCTTGACGGTCACCTGACCCGCAGGATCGGCGACCTCAGGGGCGCCATGCAGAGGGCAGGGGCGGGCACGGACGAGGCGCAGCGGCTCTTCGCAGAGATGATCGCCATGGAGACCAAGAGACGGTCGCTCCGGGGGGATTAG
- a CDS encoding collagen-like protein translates to MSESVAEAIQQTIQVAGFVNSQGPRGAKGDPGDAGPAGPQGPAGADGPAGPAGPEGPQGADGIQGPAGPAGPQGDAGPPGIDGAPGADGADGLSAFEVAQANGFVGTVTEWLVSLEGPQGDPGPAGPQGDSGPQGEPGINGADGADGIGVPDATAAPAGQVPTTDGAGGYSLEDPGSGLPDTTGATEADVLTLGVGLVPQWSPPAGGSGSGAVRDSVIHTTASIAPFVAEDVTLDLGTSVLVWKIDADVSCRIRLYATAAARTADASRSVDSFPDGNHQCYIDATIDITDSPTLTVIPMVGAVTEDGNVYAAIENRSAGAEAVTVTIHNLVLEA, encoded by the coding sequence GTGAGCGAGTCTGTCGCTGAGGCGATCCAGCAAACAATCCAGGTTGCCGGGTTCGTGAACTCCCAGGGCCCCCGTGGGGCGAAGGGAGACCCTGGCGACGCCGGACCAGCAGGCCCCCAAGGACCGGCAGGTGCCGACGGGCCCGCAGGTCCTGCAGGTCCCGAAGGCCCACAGGGAGCAGACGGGATTCAAGGGCCAGCGGGCCCAGCAGGCCCACAGGGTGACGCAGGCCCACCCGGAATCGACGGAGCGCCAGGCGCTGACGGCGCCGACGGACTGTCAGCATTCGAGGTAGCACAAGCCAACGGCTTCGTGGGCACCGTCACTGAGTGGCTGGTTTCACTCGAGGGCCCTCAGGGTGATCCCGGCCCGGCAGGACCACAAGGCGACTCGGGCCCCCAAGGCGAGCCAGGCATCAACGGTGCGGATGGCGCCGACGGTATTGGCGTCCCCGATGCCACCGCGGCCCCCGCTGGTCAGGTCCCAACCACGGACGGTGCTGGCGGTTACTCGCTCGAGGACCCAGGATCCGGTCTGCCTGACACGACGGGCGCAACGGAAGCCGATGTGCTCACCCTCGGTGTGGGACTCGTGCCCCAGTGGTCGCCACCCGCCGGCGGCAGTGGGTCTGGAGCCGTGCGCGACTCGGTGATCCATACGACGGCGTCGATCGCGCCGTTTGTTGCAGAGGACGTGACACTCGATCTTGGTACGTCAGTTCTGGTGTGGAAGATCGACGCCGATGTTTCGTGCCGTATCCGCCTTTACGCCACGGCGGCAGCGCGAACGGCCGACGCTAGCAGGTCCGTTGACTCATTTCCGGACGGCAATCACCAGTGCTACATAGACGCGACGATAGACATCACAGACTCACCAACGCTAACTGTGATTCCGATGGTTGGTGCGGTCACGGAAGACGGAAACGTCTATGCCGCAATCGAGAACAGGTCTGCGGGTGCGGAGGCAGTGACAGTCACCATCCACAACCTGGTTTTGGAGGCTTAG
- a CDS encoding phage major capsid protein produces MASLTSASLELPKHMAKGIFEEAQLGSTIAALSGAKPMLFGESQSMTFSNPKAQFVGEGAQKSHSPVTPSIITVKPYKTQVTMRFNEEVKWADEDYQLGVLQQLADKSGPALARALDLGVYHGVNPLTGLAFAAITKFINQSTNRVETAGASIADLDAAEALVAGIPNGAALDPTYAKGFRSVRDSEGRRMFPDLRLQTEPTDLDGYTTSVSDTISASEEVAVDTGIRGFVGDYSQIYWGVQRKIGVRMIEFGDPDGEGDLQQFNQIALRAELVYGWVIGDLDRFAVIEDQVA; encoded by the coding sequence ATGGCTTCTCTGACCAGCGCAAGTCTTGAACTTCCCAAGCACATGGCGAAGGGAATCTTCGAGGAGGCTCAGCTCGGCTCTACCATTGCCGCGCTGTCGGGCGCCAAGCCCATGCTCTTCGGCGAATCCCAGTCGATGACCTTCTCCAACCCCAAGGCCCAGTTCGTGGGCGAAGGTGCGCAGAAGTCACACAGCCCCGTCACCCCGTCGATCATCACCGTGAAGCCGTACAAGACCCAGGTCACCATGCGGTTCAACGAAGAGGTGAAGTGGGCTGACGAGGACTACCAGCTCGGCGTTCTGCAGCAACTCGCCGACAAGTCCGGCCCAGCCCTGGCGCGTGCGCTCGACCTGGGTGTCTACCACGGCGTGAACCCCCTCACGGGTCTCGCGTTCGCGGCGATCACCAAGTTCATCAACCAGAGCACGAACCGTGTCGAGACGGCCGGCGCTTCCATTGCCGACCTCGACGCCGCAGAGGCTCTGGTGGCGGGCATCCCCAACGGTGCCGCGCTCGACCCGACCTACGCCAAGGGCTTCCGCTCGGTGCGTGACTCGGAGGGCCGTCGCATGTTCCCGGATCTGCGCCTGCAGACCGAGCCCACGGACCTCGACGGCTACACCACGTCGGTGTCGGACACGATCTCCGCTTCGGAAGAGGTGGCGGTCGACACCGGCATCCGCGGGTTCGTTGGCGACTACTCGCAGATCTACTGGGGCGTCCAGCGCAAGATCGGCGTCCGCATGATCGAGTTCGGTGACCCGGACGGCGAGGGTGACCTGCAGCAGTTCAACCAGATCGCGCTTCGTGCCGAGCTGGTCTACGGCTGGGTCATCGGCGACCTCGACCGCTTCGCGGTCATCGAGGACCAGGTCGCGTAA
- a CDS encoding peptidoglycan-binding domain-containing protein, producing the protein MAALDLDVATRSFVCPPAPFSALAFGDQTLTPSIAPHPVRIVDDLPGIPTKADYPGRSTITSDIAVSVALHGATFIAFRGGFGLVASYTTPNAPMCYFNSGIMRDRISYAYVHDTSVIASETILTVPHTVDGISVYCFVNNSTAAFVANSLEGVIASVAPATTDPGLVTTSTDTTDGDSDDVDILGMWHFDNVEVSTTDAIDTMDAILAALSPETSDASGVGEWAISGTALASVNVEPTVPTTPTPPSGGSQSPPTKPTPATPSEMKSAGVYPIRHVFETMPAPTLVNDLPVGWTASSHGDDEYGYLQITVEGVDITLLDGVETPFPSWRRGEPFGPQSATIEVPQITTFSAMPSWAAHGANVSIDLVKIAGGSVSLFEGFVMDLGVNEDTGIFTLECLGVLFGADLTLRTPSFTTAPRDLGSLVPELLNKVAGRRWLSMASIVTGARTSVAGGWEPLLTGYIQQLLATAIKDGKQWTVRCEERTPELMLKDTTNIEASIRVGQRGYRVDVNSDATQAPNVIYGEGIAPDGGRWRNSKYPNWKPDDTPDYPNVNPADTMRQGRTDASTDSGNGISTWERKMGLPADGVLSAADVLAMKRLQGRSGITVDGVLGPQTWATTFNTGANTGSLDGAFIAPLAAAEEVMPRLYGPDGDDLGPNPTHDPDIIRVEDKINYGQDVTKAEGIANAEEVLARESDPGWAGIITFELDPPNKSRYEIREGDNWRLLGLHGQTVDVHTARVRFDEDFAICEVDSKARDYPTLEAIRTRDRNATDPAKVAQKRLLEGDIGTDRATYDAESPAGRMPRHAIFSGLWDVRQIPMGAYGRVVRTDFKTTSSAQPFALAVFGKPLTAADLVSAVGNPLSTATNPWSNEAVDDLGLLQAWGWASQPAGYYPDTYSNPNGETASPVTGRLLDDASWDYASERSPWLWVAAFAPAACFIEGRFYGAAD; encoded by the coding sequence ATGGCAGCGCTTGACCTCGACGTCGCAACCCGGTCGTTCGTGTGTCCGCCTGCGCCATTCTCTGCGCTCGCGTTTGGCGACCAAACACTGACTCCTTCGATCGCCCCCCACCCCGTGCGGATCGTGGACGACCTGCCAGGCATCCCGACCAAGGCCGACTACCCGGGTCGCAGCACCATCACATCCGACATTGCCGTCTCCGTTGCGCTACACGGTGCCACGTTCATCGCCTTTCGTGGCGGATTCGGATTGGTCGCTTCGTACACAACCCCGAACGCACCGATGTGCTACTTCAACTCGGGGATCATGCGCGACAGGATCTCCTACGCCTACGTCCACGACACGTCAGTCATCGCCTCTGAAACGATTCTGACGGTACCCCACACTGTCGACGGAATCTCCGTCTACTGCTTCGTCAACAACTCCACTGCAGCGTTCGTCGCGAACTCGCTCGAAGGCGTCATCGCTTCGGTAGCCCCGGCAACAACCGACCCCGGACTAGTCACCACGTCCACCGACACCACGGATGGTGACAGCGACGACGTCGACATTCTCGGGATGTGGCACTTTGACAACGTCGAGGTGTCGACAACAGACGCCATCGACACGATGGACGCCATCCTCGCCGCACTGTCCCCCGAAACGTCAGACGCCTCAGGCGTAGGCGAGTGGGCCATATCGGGCACCGCGCTCGCGTCCGTCAACGTGGAGCCGACAGTTCCAACGACCCCGACGCCTCCTTCCGGCGGGTCACAGTCGCCGCCTACGAAGCCGACACCAGCGACGCCTTCCGAAATGAAGTCTGCGGGCGTGTACCCGATTCGCCATGTGTTCGAGACGATGCCAGCACCGACGCTGGTGAATGATCTGCCAGTTGGTTGGACTGCGAGCTCGCACGGTGATGACGAGTACGGGTACCTTCAGATCACGGTTGAGGGTGTGGACATCACGCTACTTGACGGAGTCGAGACGCCGTTCCCGTCGTGGCGGCGCGGCGAGCCGTTCGGGCCTCAGTCCGCCACCATTGAGGTGCCTCAGATCACGACATTCTCTGCGATGCCGTCTTGGGCGGCTCATGGCGCAAACGTGAGCATAGATCTAGTGAAGATCGCCGGCGGTTCGGTGTCCCTTTTCGAGGGTTTCGTGATGGACCTTGGGGTCAACGAGGACACGGGCATCTTCACTCTCGAGTGTCTCGGTGTGCTGTTCGGTGCCGATCTGACACTGCGCACTCCTTCGTTCACGACTGCGCCGCGCGACCTCGGCTCGCTTGTACCGGAGCTGCTGAACAAGGTGGCTGGCCGTCGGTGGCTAAGCATGGCCTCCATCGTCACTGGCGCCCGCACCTCGGTTGCCGGTGGTTGGGAGCCTCTCCTGACCGGGTACATCCAGCAACTGCTGGCAACCGCCATCAAGGACGGAAAGCAGTGGACCGTCAGGTGTGAAGAGCGCACACCCGAGTTGATGCTCAAGGACACGACCAACATCGAAGCGAGCATTCGTGTCGGCCAGCGCGGATACCGCGTCGATGTGAACTCGGATGCCACACAGGCCCCCAACGTGATCTACGGCGAAGGCATCGCGCCGGACGGTGGCAGGTGGCGCAACTCGAAGTACCCAAACTGGAAGCCAGACGACACTCCCGATTACCCCAACGTGAACCCTGCCGACACGATGCGGCAGGGCCGCACGGACGCTTCCACCGACTCGGGGAACGGCATCTCGACGTGGGAACGCAAGATGGGGCTGCCCGCCGACGGTGTGCTGTCAGCCGCGGACGTGCTCGCGATGAAGCGTCTGCAGGGTCGTTCGGGAATCACCGTCGACGGAGTTCTGGGCCCGCAGACGTGGGCAACAACCTTCAACACCGGCGCGAACACGGGGTCACTTGACGGCGCATTCATTGCACCGCTCGCGGCAGCTGAGGAAGTCATGCCTCGCCTCTACGGCCCCGACGGCGATGACCTCGGACCAAACCCAACGCACGACCCGGACATCATCCGCGTCGAAGACAAGATCAACTACGGCCAAGACGTCACCAAGGCCGAAGGCATTGCGAACGCAGAGGAAGTACTCGCCCGGGAGTCCGACCCCGGATGGGCTGGCATCATCACGTTCGAGCTTGACCCGCCGAACAAGTCACGGTACGAAATCCGAGAGGGCGACAACTGGAGACTGCTCGGGCTACACGGACAGACAGTAGACGTCCACACCGCGCGGGTTCGATTCGACGAAGACTTCGCGATCTGCGAGGTTGACTCAAAGGCCCGTGACTACCCCACCCTCGAAGCGATCCGCACCCGTGACCGAAACGCCACGGACCCAGCGAAAGTGGCACAGAAGCGGCTGCTCGAGGGAGACATCGGGACCGACCGCGCAACCTACGACGCAGAGTCGCCAGCTGGTCGGATGCCGCGACACGCGATCTTCTCCGGTCTGTGGGATGTGCGCCAGATACCGATGGGCGCCTACGGTCGTGTCGTCCGAACCGACTTCAAGACAACGAGCTCCGCGCAACCGTTCGCGCTCGCGGTATTCGGCAAACCACTGACGGCAGCGGACCTTGTGTCGGCAGTAGGAAACCCGCTGTCAACAGCCACAAACCCGTGGAGCAACGAGGCCGTGGACGATTTGGGGTTGCTTCAGGCGTGGGGGTGGGCAAGCCAGCCAGCAGGCTACTACCCCGACACGTACTCGAACCCGAATGGTGAGACAGCGAGCCCTGTGACCGGGAGGCTCCTCGATGATGCGTCATGGGACTACGCCTCAGAGCGCTCCCCATGGCTTTGGGTCGCAGCGTTCGCGCCCGCCGCATGTTTCATTGAGGGTCGCTTCTACGGGGCCGCGGACTGA
- a CDS encoding holin has translation MLPPTRMQSIRFALAMWLGRLATWAFWKDALERAGSQAAEKLVVMSLFAAGSSLADVDWVLVVGITAGSGGLSLLVSIVHVPDPATARPVWVAVVWRITRTFGNSLITLLTAVEVLNVFEVDWPTMLSIAATTTLLALAKNVTKTPSEAVPAY, from the coding sequence ATGCTCCCCCCCACACGGATGCAAAGCATTCGGTTTGCCCTGGCCATGTGGCTGGGTCGTTTGGCTACTTGGGCGTTCTGGAAGGACGCACTCGAGCGCGCGGGTTCTCAGGCTGCTGAGAAGCTCGTCGTGATGTCGCTGTTCGCGGCTGGTTCGTCGCTTGCTGACGTCGACTGGGTTCTCGTCGTCGGCATCACCGCCGGCTCGGGTGGCTTGTCGCTGCTCGTGTCGATCGTGCATGTGCCGGATCCGGCGACCGCTCGACCTGTGTGGGTTGCGGTCGTGTGGCGGATCACTCGCACGTTCGGCAACTCTCTGATCACACTGCTCACGGCAGTCGAGGTCCTCAACGTGTTCGAGGTCGACTGGCCCACGATGTTGTCGATCGCGGCGACGACGACGTTGCTTGCGTTGGCTAAGAACGTCACCAAGACGCCGTCAGAGGCTGTCCCTGCGTACTGA
- a CDS encoding tyrosine-type recombinase/integrase, with translation MPIPNAGASVLKFPGPRPIITDGNDAAGFGGHMWEELVDGFCSSLAAAGRAPGTIRQRRHYLRSLAYSAPDPLAVTQQALEAWMGSHDWVPATRKTARTSAIMFYRWLVSTGQLKESPANGLLPVSEPRAIPKPAPDAIYFEAIANAPYEVRIMLALARHAALRCVEVCKVRGNDLERGDMLRVVGKAGHQRLVPIRDPQLLAVLRSTPGYLFPGAVDGHLSAAWVSKQLGRALSGEWTAHKLRHAFGTKSYQADPDLLALADVMGHANVNTTRRYAGINDRQRISVVDAGAPGEVSLVPAAWQRPHAA, from the coding sequence ATGCCCATCCCCAACGCTGGCGCCAGCGTGCTCAAGTTCCCTGGTCCCAGGCCGATAATCACTGATGGCAACGACGCCGCAGGATTCGGGGGTCACATGTGGGAAGAACTCGTCGACGGCTTTTGTAGTTCGCTCGCCGCCGCAGGCCGAGCGCCAGGCACGATCAGACAACGACGCCACTACCTTCGCTCCCTCGCATACTCAGCACCCGACCCGCTCGCCGTGACACAACAGGCATTGGAAGCATGGATGGGCTCACACGACTGGGTGCCAGCCACACGCAAAACCGCGCGCACCAGCGCCATCATGTTCTACCGGTGGCTCGTCTCCACCGGCCAACTCAAAGAGTCACCCGCCAACGGACTTCTCCCGGTATCCGAGCCGCGCGCCATCCCCAAACCAGCGCCCGACGCGATCTACTTCGAGGCGATCGCAAACGCCCCCTACGAAGTCCGCATCATGCTCGCGCTCGCCCGACACGCCGCACTGCGATGCGTCGAAGTGTGCAAGGTCCGTGGCAACGACCTCGAGCGCGGCGACATGCTGCGCGTTGTCGGCAAGGCTGGACACCAACGACTCGTACCCATCCGCGACCCACAACTACTCGCGGTCCTCAGGAGCACACCCGGCTACCTATTCCCCGGCGCCGTCGACGGACACCTCAGCGCCGCATGGGTCTCGAAGCAACTCGGACGGGCGCTGTCCGGCGAATGGACCGCCCACAAACTCCGCCACGCGTTCGGCACCAAGTCCTATCAGGCGGACCCCGACCTGCTCGCCCTAGCGGACGTTATGGGCCACGCGAACGTCAATACCACGAGACGCTACGCAGGCATCAATGACCGACAACGCATCAGTGTCGTCGACGCGGGCGCCCCAGGAGAGGTATCCCTCGTGCCTGCCGCCTGGCAACGTCCACACGCCGCGTGA